In Leptolyngbya sp. SIO1E4, one DNA window encodes the following:
- a CDS encoding class I SAM-dependent methyltransferase: MSIDSQTQYVAALTDLHRGLDRQGPGDSDFSLNILSNLSTLPLKPRIADLGCGSGASALLLAQHYQSTVMAVDSSSVFIDELKARAKQLGLEHLIIPIHGDMAKLDWPVGSIDLLWSEGAAYNLGFEQALKIWRPLLANNGIAVISEMSWFTDNAPEPAIAYWQNAYPMMGTEAGNVAQANKSGFSVLSKHRLSSQAWWVNYYDPLRERMQQIEITPITQSVIRETEEEMRLFEKFSDFYGYTFYVLQAA, translated from the coding sequence ATGAGTATAGACAGTCAAACCCAATACGTTGCTGCCTTGACTGATTTACACCGTGGACTGGATCGTCAAGGACCAGGTGATTCTGACTTCTCGCTCAATATTTTGAGCAATCTTTCTACTTTGCCCCTCAAGCCGCGTATTGCCGATCTGGGATGTGGAAGCGGTGCTAGTGCATTGCTGCTTGCACAACACTACCAAAGCACTGTCATGGCAGTAGATTCCTCATCTGTTTTCATCGACGAACTCAAAGCTCGCGCAAAACAGCTTGGTCTTGAGCATCTAATCATTCCGATTCATGGTGACATGGCTAAACTCGATTGGCCGGTGGGTTCGATTGACCTGCTTTGGTCTGAGGGGGCTGCTTATAATCTTGGGTTTGAGCAGGCCCTTAAAATCTGGCGACCGCTTCTTGCAAATAACGGCATTGCCGTCATATCCGAAATGAGCTGGTTTACGGATAATGCACCAGAGCCTGCGATCGCCTATTGGCAAAATGCCTATCCAATGATGGGGACTGAGGCTGGGAATGTCGCTCAGGCTAATAAGTCTGGCTTCAGTGTGCTTTCTAAACATCGGCTATCGAGTCAGGCTTGGTGGGTCAATTACTATGACCCCCTCCGTGAGCGGATGCAGCAGATCGAAATCACCCCAATCACTCAATCAGTGATTCGTGAAACTGAAGAAGAGATGAGACTGTTTGAAAAATTCAGCGACTTTTATGGTTATACGTTCTATGTTCTGCAAGCAGCTTAG
- a CDS encoding MFS transporter, whose product MRRSVFVVAAAIFLVTHSTNLQVPLYGTYAEMAGFGSSVSALVFSAYVAGLLPTLILLGGLSDRVGRKKIILASVLFLLTATGLMLVQTNIYALFVARILQGIGVGFITGTGAAYLAHVMPKQAAQVAVYVSLTTSLGFSSGALLTNFSLWINRSLVPFNYPVVFGLLIACLVWVLRLAEQPVSSEKLIRLPAYPTGTVSMGFAIALAWSLAGIVSVILPEQLMQFGLANWSGPMLFVFVISGVLLQPVARRLSPELSLTLGCVLLLVGYLIFTLGARLGTVSLVLLGVAIAGTACYGFTYLGGMTRVIRLSGTQSARAVSGYFMFAYLGFGLPVVFIGFLAEWFGTITTLLGYGVILLAANLVLVLRLSKESTR is encoded by the coding sequence ATGCGACGATCTGTTTTTGTTGTTGCAGCCGCTATATTTCTGGTCACGCACTCAACGAATTTGCAGGTTCCTCTGTACGGCACCTATGCAGAAATGGCTGGATTTGGCAGCAGCGTGTCGGCACTGGTTTTTTCTGCCTATGTGGCAGGCTTGCTGCCGACGCTGATTTTGCTGGGTGGGCTTTCTGATCGGGTGGGTCGCAAAAAGATCATTCTGGCAAGTGTGTTATTTCTGCTGACTGCAACCGGGCTGATGCTGGTGCAAACCAATATCTACGCGTTGTTTGTCGCTCGTATTTTGCAGGGGATTGGGGTTGGCTTCATTACCGGAACGGGAGCCGCTTATCTTGCTCACGTGATGCCTAAACAAGCAGCTCAGGTGGCGGTCTATGTGAGTTTGACAACTTCCCTGGGTTTCTCCAGCGGAGCGCTGTTAACGAATTTTTCCCTTTGGATCAACCGTTCGCTGGTTCCCTTTAATTATCCGGTTGTCTTTGGTCTACTCATTGCCTGTCTTGTGTGGGTGCTTCGTCTGGCGGAGCAGCCCGTATCCTCTGAAAAGCTGATTCGTTTGCCTGCATACCCAACTGGTACCGTGTCGATGGGGTTTGCGATCGCTTTAGCCTGGTCGCTTGCGGGTATCGTGAGTGTGATTTTGCCAGAGCAACTGATGCAGTTTGGGTTGGCTAATTGGTCTGGGCCAATGCTGTTTGTGTTTGTGATCAGCGGTGTGCTGTTGCAGCCGGTGGCGCGTCGGCTCAGCCCTGAGCTTTCGCTCACGTTGGGCTGTGTGCTGCTGCTGGTGGGGTACCTGATTTTTACCCTTGGCGCTCGTCTGGGTACGGTCAGCTTGGTGTTGCTTGGGGTTGCGATCGCAGGCACAGCTTGCTATGGCTTTACTTACCTGGGCGGCATGACAAGGGTGATTCGGCTTAGCGGTACGCAGTCTGCCAGAGCGGTTTCAGGCTATTTCATGTTTGCCTATCTAGGGTTCGGTTTGCCTGTTGTGTTCATTGGCTTTTTAGCCGAATGGTTTGGAACTATCACGACGCTGTTGGGCTATGGCGTCATTCTTTTAGCGGCTAACCTTGTGCTTGTTTTACGTTTGAGCAAAGAATCAACAAGATGA
- a CDS encoding NAD(P)H-dependent oxidoreductase — MRILHVDSSPRGDRSISRRLTQAFIDVWKHANPDITISYRDLGHQSVPFVDEAWIAAAFTSPEKILPEQEATLALSNTLIDELLATDVWLFGIPMYNYSVPANFKAYIDHIVRVRRTFSVNEAGEYEGLVHHKKVVVITARGGIFSEGTPDADADFQAPFLKKVFSLIGATDLAFIHAENLAGGPEARQQSLDVAHRQIQELIAQYEVTKS, encoded by the coding sequence ATGCGCATCTTGCATGTCGATTCAAGTCCGCGGGGCGATCGCTCAATCTCTCGTCGGTTAACCCAAGCCTTTATCGATGTCTGGAAGCACGCTAACCCTGATATCACAATCAGTTACCGAGACTTAGGGCACCAGTCTGTCCCATTTGTCGATGAAGCCTGGATTGCGGCTGCCTTTACCTCGCCTGAAAAAATATTGCCGGAACAGGAAGCCACTCTGGCCCTTTCCAACACGCTGATTGATGAGTTGCTGGCAACCGATGTCTGGCTATTTGGCATCCCCATGTACAACTACAGCGTCCCGGCGAATTTTAAGGCGTACATTGACCACATTGTGAGGGTAAGACGAACCTTCAGTGTGAATGAAGCAGGCGAGTATGAAGGGCTAGTGCATCACAAGAAAGTCGTTGTAATCACGGCTAGAGGTGGCATTTTTTCTGAGGGGACACCGGATGCTGATGCTGACTTTCAGGCACCCTTTCTCAAGAAGGTTTTTAGCCTAATTGGTGCGACCGATCTTGCTTTTATTCATGCTGAAAATTTAGCAGGTGGCCCAGAAGCACGGCAGCAGTCTTTAGATGTAGCTCATCGGCAAATTCAGGAATTGATCGCTCAATATGAGGTGACAAAATCATGA
- a CDS encoding DeoR family transcriptional regulator codes for MDLLKQQGAADVRSLSAQLIVSAMTVRQHLYTLLKEKLVTFTRLVTYDLTLWWK; via the coding sequence ATTGATCTACTGAAACAGCAGGGGGCAGCGGATGTGCGATCGCTATCAGCTCAGCTCATCGTTTCGGCAATGACGGTTCGCCAGCATCTTTACACCCTGCTAAAGGAGAAATTGGTTACGTTCACGCGTCTTGTAACTTACGACCTGACACTATGGTGGAAGTGA
- a CDS encoding GNAT family N-acetyltransferase, whose translation MVEVIRQADSLTDEEKQQLFGWGENIFGVETLNLSWRPKDLHFLFYSGDEPISHAGILKHVVTVNGESLTVGGVGGVVTVPEAQKKGFARRLMQHTARFLAHEWKVDAGLLFCFPGMVAYYKALGWQGVKGPVLIEQPNGKIISPLHVMVLPLRNKEWPDGSIELRSLPW comes from the coding sequence ATGGTGGAAGTGATCAGACAAGCCGACTCTCTTACTGATGAAGAAAAGCAGCAGCTCTTTGGTTGGGGGGAGAATATCTTTGGCGTAGAAACACTCAACTTAAGCTGGAGGCCGAAAGACTTACATTTCCTGTTCTATTCAGGTGACGAGCCAATCAGTCATGCAGGTATTCTCAAGCATGTGGTCACTGTCAATGGAGAGTCCCTCACAGTCGGGGGAGTAGGCGGTGTTGTGACCGTACCGGAAGCGCAGAAGAAAGGCTTCGCTCGTCGGCTTATGCAGCATACGGCGAGATTCTTAGCGCACGAATGGAAAGTTGACGCTGGGCTGCTCTTTTGCTTTCCAGGGATGGTGGCGTACTACAAAGCACTTGGCTGGCAGGGAGTCAAAGGTCCTGTGCTGATCGAGCAGCCCAATGGGAAGATTATTTCGCCTCTGCACGTAATGGTGTTGCCACTTCGCAACAAAGAGTGGCCAGATGGAAGCATCGAGCTTCGCAGTCTGCCATGGTGA
- a CDS encoding Uma2 family endonuclease, whose translation MTAASVSPPGQPSIYPSTDGEPVAETYVHLYAMLITLEVLRQYLAGQQATVLSNQFLYYAEGFPKLRVAPDVMVIFDVEPGGRDNYKIWEEGQTPTVVFEMTSKGTQEQDQSFKKTLYEQLEVQEYWLFDPKGEWIPEQLRGYRLQGEQYTPVTDSISRALNLRLTVEETLISFYRLDTDEKLLIPDELATALADSNAQLEAERQRRVDLEAELARYRQQFGDLS comes from the coding sequence ATGACAGCAGCATCGGTATCTCCCCCCGGTCAGCCTTCTATTTATCCTTCTACAGACGGTGAGCCTGTGGCAGAAACGTATGTACATCTCTACGCGATGCTCATCACCCTTGAAGTGTTGCGGCAGTACCTGGCAGGGCAACAAGCCACCGTGCTGAGCAATCAGTTTCTCTACTATGCCGAGGGTTTTCCAAAGCTCCGGGTGGCGCCCGATGTGATGGTCATTTTCGATGTGGAACCGGGCGGGCGGGACAATTACAAAATTTGGGAAGAAGGCCAAACGCCCACCGTCGTCTTTGAGATGACCTCCAAAGGCACCCAAGAACAGGACCAGTCTTTCAAAAAGACGCTCTATGAACAGCTAGAAGTACAGGAATACTGGCTGTTTGACCCCAAGGGCGAATGGATTCCCGAACAGCTCCGTGGCTATCGCCTCCAGGGAGAGCAGTATACCCCTGTAACAGATAGCATCAGTCGCGCACTCAATCTCCGCCTTACGGTTGAGGAAACACTCATCAGTTTTTATCGCCTCGACACTGATGAAAAGCTGCTCATTCCTGATGAACTGGCCACTGCCCTAGCAGACTCTAATGCTCAACTAGAAGCTGAACGGCAACGACGAGTGGATCTAGAGGCCGAACTCGCACGCTATCGTCAGCAGTTTGGCGATCTGTCGTAA
- the recG gene encoding ATP-dependent DNA helicase RecG — MSELHPSAPSTDWNRLQKALSIEAERGFNNLEGHQQHFNEFLQSALSTPPEPLSAENRGQWRSLSAQYAHYSELPFAERQHLVAETRRTLYATKRSLEESTRVPATTETTTAAPSHQQHSPRTSASSPRSGSYKAGTSYQAGRLPDLEQPVTYLKGVGPKNAERLAKLGLLTVLDLLHYYPRDYINYAQQVAIQDLQAGETVTLVGTVKRSTCFSSPKNPNLTIQELVLKDPSGQLRITKFWPGKRYRNMAWQQRQKRQYPVGAVVAASGLVKRNQYGITLDSPDLEVLDGPDDDISSLSIGRIVPVYPLTEGVGAALIRRAVVAALPAAVELADPLPASMRAEYGLVELPVAIAHIHFPADDDTLQQARKRLVFDEFFYLQLGLLRRRQHRRQQATSVILPPTGTLIDQFYSNLPFAFTDAQQRVASEILHDLQAPTPMNRLVQGDVGSGKTVVAVVAVLAAIQAGFQAALMAPTEVLAEQHYRKLVEWFNVLNLPVELLTGSTRAAKRRQTLGQLTTGELPLLVGTHALIEDPVQFQKLGLVVIDEQHRFGVQQRARLQQKGDNPHVLTLTATPIPRTLALTLHGDLEVSQIDELPPGRRAIQTTLLKGRDRTHAYDLIRREIAQGRQVYIVLPLVEESEKLDLRSAIDEHQRLQEGVFPEFHVGLLHGRMSSADKDAAISAFRDGHTHILVSTTVVEVGVDVPNATVMLIEHAERFGLSQLHQLRGRVGRGAAQSFCLLMSGTRSDVALQRLRVLEESQDGFFISEMDLRFRGPGAVLGTRQSGLPDFALASLVADQEALSLARQAAEALLASDTELASYPTLQKELKRRYDKLMGGAILT; from the coding sequence ATGAGCGAATTGCATCCCAGTGCCCCTTCAACAGACTGGAACCGCTTACAGAAAGCCCTCTCCATTGAAGCAGAGCGCGGTTTCAACAACCTGGAAGGGCATCAACAGCACTTTAACGAGTTTCTGCAAAGCGCTTTGTCAACCCCGCCTGAACCCCTCTCAGCAGAAAATCGGGGACAGTGGCGATCTCTCTCTGCACAATACGCCCACTACAGCGAACTGCCCTTTGCAGAACGCCAACATTTAGTTGCAGAGACGCGCCGTACCCTCTATGCAACCAAGCGATCGCTAGAAGAGTCTACTCGGGTACCGGCGACGACTGAGACGACGACTGCTGCCCCGTCTCATCAGCAACACTCCCCTCGCACTAGCGCATCCTCACCGCGTTCTGGCAGCTACAAAGCGGGCACCTCTTATCAGGCAGGTCGCCTGCCAGACCTGGAGCAACCCGTGACCTATCTCAAAGGGGTTGGCCCTAAAAATGCAGAACGGCTAGCAAAACTGGGGCTACTCACCGTCCTGGATTTGCTGCACTACTATCCCCGCGATTACATCAACTATGCCCAGCAAGTGGCGATTCAAGATTTGCAGGCAGGTGAAACCGTAACGCTCGTGGGCACCGTCAAACGTTCCACTTGTTTTAGCAGCCCTAAAAATCCCAACCTAACCATTCAAGAGTTGGTGTTAAAAGACCCCAGCGGCCAGTTGCGGATCACCAAATTTTGGCCCGGCAAGCGGTATCGCAACATGGCTTGGCAGCAGCGCCAAAAGCGCCAATATCCCGTCGGTGCTGTGGTAGCCGCATCAGGCTTGGTAAAACGCAATCAGTACGGCATCACCCTCGACAGTCCTGACCTAGAGGTTTTGGACGGCCCCGATGATGACATTTCGTCCCTCAGCATCGGTCGCATTGTGCCCGTGTACCCCCTGACGGAGGGCGTGGGTGCGGCCCTGATTCGAAGAGCTGTGGTGGCTGCCCTGCCAGCGGCAGTTGAGCTAGCCGATCCGCTGCCAGCGTCTATGCGGGCAGAATACGGGCTGGTGGAGTTGCCCGTGGCGATCGCCCATATTCACTTTCCTGCTGATGATGACACCCTGCAGCAAGCTCGCAAGCGCCTGGTGTTTGATGAATTTTTCTACCTGCAGTTGGGGCTATTGCGACGACGTCAGCACCGTCGCCAACAGGCCACCTCGGTGATTTTGCCCCCTACGGGTACGCTAATCGACCAGTTCTATAGCAATCTGCCGTTTGCGTTCACCGATGCCCAGCAGCGAGTGGCAAGTGAAATTCTGCACGATCTGCAAGCCCCGACACCCATGAACCGCCTCGTGCAGGGAGACGTGGGATCGGGCAAAACGGTGGTGGCAGTGGTAGCGGTTTTGGCAGCAATTCAGGCAGGCTTTCAGGCGGCGCTGATGGCCCCGACAGAAGTGCTCGCCGAGCAGCATTATCGCAAGCTGGTGGAATGGTTCAACGTGTTGAATCTGCCGGTGGAGCTGCTGACCGGCTCAACGCGGGCGGCCAAACGCAGGCAGACCTTGGGGCAGCTGACAACGGGCGAATTGCCGCTACTCGTCGGCACCCACGCCCTGATTGAAGATCCGGTGCAGTTTCAGAAGTTGGGGCTGGTGGTCATTGACGAGCAGCATCGGTTTGGGGTGCAGCAGCGGGCCAGACTGCAGCAAAAGGGCGATAACCCCCATGTACTGACGTTGACAGCTACGCCGATTCCCCGGACGTTGGCGCTCACCCTGCATGGCGATCTGGAAGTCAGCCAGATTGATGAGCTACCACCGGGGCGTCGAGCGATTCAGACCACGTTGCTTAAAGGGCGCGATCGCACCCACGCCTATGACCTCATCCGTCGCGAAATTGCCCAGGGTCGGCAAGTGTATATCGTGCTGCCCCTGGTAGAAGAGTCGGAAAAGCTAGATTTGCGCTCAGCGATCGACGAACATCAGCGACTCCAGGAGGGGGTGTTTCCAGAGTTCCACGTTGGGTTGCTGCATGGGCGCATGAGTTCAGCCGATAAAGATGCTGCCATTAGCGCCTTCCGGGATGGCCACACGCACATTCTGGTCTCCACCACGGTGGTGGAGGTGGGAGTAGATGTGCCCAACGCCACGGTGATGCTGATTGAGCATGCCGAGCGCTTTGGGCTATCACAACTACACCAACTCCGGGGACGTGTCGGTCGGGGCGCAGCCCAGTCATTCTGTCTGCTCATGAGCGGCACCCGCAGCGATGTGGCTCTGCAACGCCTGCGGGTGTTAGAAGAGTCCCAGGATGGCTTCTTTATTTCTGAAATGGATCTCCGCTTCCGAGGCCCGGGAGCCGTCTTAGGCACCCGTCAGTCAGGGCTACCAGATTTTGCCCTGGCCAGTCTGGTGGCCGATCAAGAGGCGCTGTCTCTAGCCCGCCAAGCGGCAGAAGCGCTGTTGGCATCGGACACTGAGTTGGCGTCTTACCCCACGTTGCAAAAGGAACTCAAGCGACGCTATGACAAGCTGATGGGCGGGGCTATCTTGACTTAA
- a CDS encoding MFS transporter, whose product MRTLPPLPFSVKLAYGVGELAAAVPASLAAFFMLYFLTAIAGLNPALTGSVLLLGRAWDAINDPLVGWLSDRTRSPLGRRFPWMLAGIGPMAICSVLLWWVPPVKSSGGLFLYYSGLLLFTFAAFTAVQLPYTALAAELSDDYDERTALVGMKSAFSIGGSILGLLMAQVVFGHVADPRRQYLILGGISAGLAIITLGLCIAGTYRRYWRLQGRHQHRTPQATPISFGVAMRSVFYNSAFRKILGLYLCGWVGIQLTAAMLPYFVDIWMHLPDTHFAQMALAVQGTAIAMIFVWEQVAKWSSKRTVFVIGAPFAIVALIGLAIIQPGQVRWMYTLGSMAGMGVATLYMVPFAMLPDVIDLDELQTGLRREGLYFSAVVFLQKLGMAVALFISGQLLGWAGFVANSASQPTSALWAIRFLIGPLPATLLLLSLWFAYGYPMSRQRHRQILTALEERRRG is encoded by the coding sequence TTGCGGACGCTTCCACCCTTACCTTTCTCCGTCAAGCTAGCCTATGGTGTCGGCGAACTGGCAGCAGCCGTGCCGGCCAGTCTCGCAGCATTTTTTATGCTGTATTTTTTGACGGCGATCGCAGGACTCAACCCAGCCCTCACCGGAAGTGTGCTGCTATTAGGGCGAGCTTGGGATGCCATTAACGATCCGCTGGTGGGGTGGCTCAGCGATCGCACCCGATCTCCCCTCGGTCGCCGGTTTCCCTGGATGTTAGCAGGAATCGGCCCAATGGCCATCTGTTCGGTGCTGCTATGGTGGGTGCCCCCCGTCAAAAGCTCAGGGGGCCTCTTCCTCTACTACAGCGGGCTCTTACTGTTCACGTTTGCCGCCTTTACTGCGGTACAACTTCCGTACACGGCTCTGGCAGCAGAACTTTCTGACGACTATGACGAGCGAACTGCCCTCGTCGGCATGAAATCTGCCTTTAGCATCGGCGGCAGCATTTTGGGGCTATTGATGGCTCAGGTTGTCTTTGGCCATGTGGCGGATCCTCGACGGCAATATCTGATTTTAGGCGGCATTTCTGCAGGGCTTGCCATCATCACTTTGGGTCTTTGCATAGCCGGAACCTATCGCCGCTATTGGCGCCTGCAGGGAAGACATCAACACCGAACCCCTCAGGCCACCCCCATCTCCTTCGGGGTCGCCATGCGCAGTGTTTTCTACAATTCTGCCTTCCGCAAGATTTTGGGACTCTATCTCTGTGGGTGGGTGGGGATTCAACTCACCGCTGCCATGCTGCCCTATTTTGTAGATATCTGGATGCACCTACCTGACACTCACTTTGCCCAAATGGCCTTGGCAGTTCAAGGAACGGCGATCGCCATGATTTTTGTTTGGGAGCAGGTCGCCAAATGGAGCAGCAAACGAACTGTATTTGTGATCGGAGCCCCCTTTGCGATCGTGGCTTTGATAGGCCTAGCCATCATCCAGCCAGGGCAAGTGCGGTGGATGTATACCCTGGGGTCAATGGCTGGGATGGGGGTCGCCACGCTCTACATGGTGCCTTTCGCAATGTTGCCAGATGTGATCGATTTAGATGAGCTGCAGACAGGACTCCGGCGAGAAGGGCTTTATTTTAGTGCGGTCGTATTTTTGCAAAAGCTCGGCATGGCCGTAGCACTGTTTATATCTGGGCAGCTGCTGGGCTGGGCTGGTTTTGTTGCCAACAGTGCCTCCCAACCCACCTCAGCCCTCTGGGCCATTCGATTCCTCATTGGGCCATTGCCAGCAACGTTGCTGCTGCTGAGCCTTTGGTTTGCCTATGGATATCCCATGAGTCGGCAACGACACCGGCAAATTTTAACGGCGCTAGAAGAAAGACGTCGTGGGTGA
- a CDS encoding ATP phosphoribosyltransferase yields MLTIALPKGALLGESIERFKAIGLDFSAFLDKSNRQLQITAPNGKAQGLLVRAQDVPVYVEYGQAQLGIVGYDVLREKQPQVAQLADLGFGHCRMSVAVKATSPYRSALDLPAHCRVASKFVNCARDYFRGIDLPVEIVPLYGSVELGPITGMSEAIVDLVSTGRTLRENNLTELEVLYQSTARLIAHPISYRVNPDGLDGVIKQLREPLAAAV; encoded by the coding sequence ATGCTGACCATTGCACTGCCAAAAGGGGCGCTGTTAGGAGAAAGCATTGAACGGTTTAAAGCGATCGGGCTAGACTTCAGTGCGTTTTTGGATAAGTCCAACCGACAGCTCCAGATCACAGCCCCCAATGGCAAGGCGCAGGGGTTACTGGTGCGCGCCCAGGATGTCCCTGTCTACGTTGAGTATGGCCAGGCACAGTTGGGTATTGTGGGCTACGACGTTCTCAGAGAAAAACAGCCGCAGGTGGCGCAGCTCGCTGATTTAGGGTTTGGGCACTGCCGTATGTCAGTAGCGGTAAAGGCTACTAGCCCCTATCGCTCAGCGCTTGATTTACCAGCCCACTGCCGAGTGGCGTCTAAGTTTGTCAACTGCGCACGGGACTATTTTCGAGGCATTGATCTACCAGTCGAAATTGTGCCCTTATATGGTTCTGTCGAGTTAGGTCCCATCACCGGCATGTCTGAGGCCATTGTAGATTTGGTCTCCACTGGCCGTACCCTGCGGGAAAATAATCTCACGGAGTTGGAAGTGCTCTACCAAAGCACGGCCCGGCTCATTGCGCATCCGATCAGCTACCGTGTCAACCCAGATGGGTTAGATGGGGTCATTAAACAGCTGCGCGAACCCTTAGCCGCCGCCGTTTAA
- a CDS encoding ABC transporter ATP-binding protein has product MTSAAYSPTPSEPENTRPERGSDWRLFLRLWPYIWEQRRFLWLPFVLLLPLALANALQPILIGQAISLIRQEPVAWFLAERELQGGLNILVGLLLLTVAVRLTLDGWQSYLVQKVGQRITANIRNDLFSHVTSLAVRFFDRTPVGKLITRLTSDVDALGDVFSTGAVGIFSDIFSIGVIAITMFLLQWQLALMLMAMLIPVTWLIIYFQQQYRKANYRAREKLSELNATLQENIIGIEVVQVFRRERYNAEAFRATNQQYVRAIDDTIFHDSAVSSTLEWIALVAIAGVLWLGGYLVMQDTLTFGALASFILFAQRLFDPLRQFADKFTSIQAGFTAVERITDLFNVRVEIQDPDQAVKPQRTLPQVPGPARIHGSSHASPPAPPKGAGQGRVVPAVLASEIRFNQVWFGYKSDEYVLKNLDFTIRPGEKVALVGPTGAGKSSIIRLLCRLYDVNRGDIQLDGVNIRDLPQADLRQRMAVILQDGFLFAGDIKSNITLGEDYPLAAIKEAAQKTNVASFIEQLPQGYDTTLRQRGTNLSGGQKQLLAFARAAIRNPGILILDEATANLDVGTEALIQDALERLLQGRTAIIIAHRLSTIRNVDRILVLKQGEVVEQGNHETLLAQNGLYASLYKLQMLES; this is encoded by the coding sequence ATGACCTCAGCGGCTTATTCTCCAACTCCATCTGAACCTGAAAACACTCGTCCAGAGCGCGGTAGTGACTGGCGTCTCTTTCTGCGTTTGTGGCCCTACATTTGGGAGCAGCGCCGGTTTCTCTGGCTGCCCTTTGTGCTATTGCTACCGCTGGCCCTTGCCAATGCACTACAGCCGATCTTAATTGGGCAGGCAATTTCTTTAATTCGTCAAGAACCCGTGGCCTGGTTTCTGGCCGAACGGGAACTGCAAGGTGGCCTCAACATTTTGGTGGGGCTTTTGCTGTTAACGGTTGCTGTACGGCTGACGCTGGATGGCTGGCAAAGCTATCTGGTGCAAAAGGTAGGCCAGCGGATCACAGCCAACATTCGCAACGACCTGTTTAGTCACGTTACATCCCTGGCAGTTCGTTTTTTTGATCGCACCCCCGTCGGCAAACTGATCACACGCCTCACCAGCGATGTAGATGCGCTGGGCGATGTATTTTCCACGGGAGCGGTTGGTATCTTTAGCGATATTTTCTCGATTGGGGTGATTGCTATCACCATGTTTTTGCTGCAGTGGCAGCTGGCGCTGATGCTGATGGCGATGCTGATTCCGGTCACCTGGCTGATCATTTATTTTCAGCAGCAGTACCGTAAGGCCAACTATCGAGCCCGAGAAAAGCTCTCTGAGCTGAACGCCACCCTGCAAGAAAACATCATTGGCATTGAGGTTGTTCAAGTTTTTCGGCGAGAGCGTTACAACGCGGAAGCATTTCGAGCCACCAACCAGCAATATGTGCGCGCCATTGATGACACTATCTTCCACGACTCCGCTGTCTCATCCACACTGGAGTGGATTGCGCTCGTTGCGATCGCGGGCGTACTCTGGCTTGGGGGTTACTTGGTGATGCAAGACACCCTCACTTTCGGGGCCTTAGCGTCATTCATTCTGTTTGCTCAGCGTCTGTTCGATCCGCTGCGGCAGTTTGCCGATAAGTTTACGTCCATTCAGGCGGGGTTTACGGCGGTTGAGCGTATTACCGACCTGTTCAACGTTCGCGTTGAGATTCAAGATCCCGACCAGGCTGTTAAGCCCCAGCGCACGCTCCCCCAAGTTCCTGGCCCAGCGCGGATACATGGCTCTAGCCATGCCTCGCCGCCAGCGCCTCCAAAAGGCGCAGGCCAGGGGCGAGTAGTTCCAGCTGTTTTGGCCTCTGAGATCCGTTTCAACCAGGTTTGGTTCGGCTACAAGTCCGATGAGTATGTGCTAAAGAATCTGGACTTTACCATCCGACCGGGCGAGAAGGTCGCCCTAGTCGGGCCCACTGGGGCAGGCAAAAGCTCAATTATTCGTCTCCTCTGCCGTTTATACGACGTTAACCGAGGAGACATCCAGCTAGACGGCGTCAACATTCGTGACCTGCCCCAGGCAGACCTCCGTCAGCGGATGGCTGTCATTCTGCAAGATGGCTTCCTCTTTGCTGGCGATATCAAGAGCAATATCACCCTGGGGGAAGACTACCCGCTGGCAGCCATCAAGGAAGCGGCTCAAAAAACCAATGTGGCCTCGTTTATTGAGCAGCTGCCCCAGGGCTATGACACCACACTGCGGCAACGGGGCACCAACCTATCAGGGGGACAAAAACAATTACTGGCCTTTGCCCGCGCAGCGATCCGCAACCCCGGCATTTTGATTCTAGATGAGGCCACCGCCAACCTGGATGTCGGCACAGAAGCCCTGATTCAGGACGCCCTAGAACGGTTATTGCAAGGACGCACTGCGATCATCATTGCCCATCGCCTCTCCACCATTCGTAACGTGGATCGCATTCTGGTGCTGAAGCAGGGCGAAGTGGTTGAACAGGGTAACCATGAAACGCTGCTGGCGCAGAATGGCCTGTACGCCAGCTTATACAAACTGCAGATGTTAGAGAGCTAA